The following coding sequences lie in one Megalodesulfovibrio gigas DSM 1382 = ATCC 19364 genomic window:
- a CDS encoding zincin-like metallopeptidase domain-containing protein, producing MAKADKPPFHETFAAQIIEDLQKGTAPWVRPWQAGTLHAPFNPVSGTIYKGINRVMLSRRGFEDPRWMTLNQANTLDCRVHKGEKSQAIVFWQFSKEERVLDGDGKPVLGDNGAPLTQEVELARPIIRFSSVFHASQLDGDVPPFDPKTVAHAWDPHQKAEAILANSGAQILHNQRNRAFYSPLKDRIELPPREQFPAADGYYATALHELGHWTGHPSRLDREYGPFGSQTYAREELRAEIASWMLGQDLGIGHDPGQHLSYVDSWVSILKEDSFEIVRACRDAEKIKHFVMELEQQKHIETRQQDRPAPDVSLESNIPEKSKQAELAVEKTFLAVPYRQKNQAKALGAKWDPAAKLWFAPAGVDLAPLKPWLPEQVPAVEPTLSPHAEFGQALREAGLDLGGRDPIMDGQIHRVPLFNGPSHKPDGAYQGHLDGVPAGFIQNHKTGEKQIWKATGHVLTPEQKAALQTEAAQRREARQVALQEQHARAATRARETFDRAAPASPEQAYLEAKGIPPLGTRMDEQGRLLVPGCDIDGTIQTIQTIGPEGKRFEPGSRKQGAFFLIDPDGMLSKDPSSPICIAEGFATAASIHQSTGLPTVAAFDAGNLTPVAQALRDRHPTAPILLMADNDHALSSNVGLEKATRAAKAVGGKVIAPESSAQEKARGLTDWNDLHQARGLEAVRRDLQQGIAKAKAPRAKTQENGVKL from the coding sequence ATGGCGAAAGCTGACAAGCCGCCCTTCCACGAGACCTTCGCCGCCCAGATCATCGAGGACCTGCAGAAGGGCACCGCGCCCTGGGTCCGGCCCTGGCAGGCCGGCACGCTGCACGCGCCCTTCAATCCCGTCTCGGGCACGATTTACAAGGGCATCAACCGGGTCATGCTCTCCCGCCGTGGCTTCGAGGACCCACGTTGGATGACCCTCAATCAGGCCAATACCCTGGACTGCCGCGTGCACAAGGGCGAGAAAAGCCAGGCCATCGTCTTTTGGCAGTTCTCCAAGGAAGAAAGGGTGTTGGATGGCGACGGCAAGCCGGTGCTCGGCGACAACGGCGCACCCCTGACGCAGGAAGTCGAGCTGGCGCGACCCATCATCCGGTTCTCCTCGGTCTTCCACGCCAGCCAGCTGGACGGCGACGTGCCGCCCTTCGACCCCAAGACCGTGGCCCATGCCTGGGATCCGCACCAGAAGGCCGAGGCAATCCTGGCCAATTCCGGCGCGCAAATCCTGCACAATCAGCGCAACCGGGCCTTTTACAGCCCCCTGAAGGACCGCATCGAACTGCCACCCCGAGAGCAGTTCCCCGCCGCAGACGGCTACTACGCCACCGCTTTGCACGAGCTTGGCCACTGGACGGGCCATCCCTCGCGCCTGGACCGGGAATACGGCCCCTTCGGCTCCCAGACCTACGCCCGCGAGGAGCTGCGCGCGGAAATCGCCTCCTGGATGCTCGGTCAGGACCTGGGCATCGGCCACGATCCCGGCCAGCACCTGTCCTACGTCGATTCCTGGGTCTCGATCCTCAAGGAGGACTCCTTCGAAATCGTCCGCGCCTGTCGGGATGCGGAGAAAATCAAGCACTTCGTCATGGAACTGGAGCAGCAGAAGCACATCGAGACACGCCAGCAGGACCGGCCCGCGCCGGATGTCTCATTGGAGTCCAACATCCCAGAGAAGTCCAAACAGGCGGAGCTCGCAGTGGAAAAGACCTTCCTGGCGGTGCCCTATCGTCAGAAGAACCAGGCCAAGGCCCTGGGCGCGAAGTGGGATCCTGCGGCCAAGCTCTGGTTTGCCCCGGCTGGCGTTGATCTCGCGCCCCTGAAGCCTTGGCTGCCGGAGCAAGTCCCGGCGGTAGAGCCGACCTTGTCGCCGCATGCGGAATTCGGCCAGGCCCTGCGGGAGGCCGGCCTGGATCTTGGCGGGCGCGATCCGATCATGGACGGCCAGATCCATCGCGTTCCGCTCTTCAACGGCCCGTCTCATAAACCGGACGGGGCCTATCAGGGCCACCTGGACGGCGTCCCGGCCGGCTTCATCCAGAACCACAAGACCGGCGAGAAACAGATTTGGAAGGCCACGGGCCATGTCCTGACGCCCGAGCAAAAGGCAGCTCTCCAGACCGAGGCCGCCCAGCGCCGCGAGGCCCGGCAGGTCGCCTTGCAGGAACAGCACGCCAGGGCCGCGACCCGTGCGCGCGAGACCTTCGACCGCGCTGCCCCGGCCTCGCCGGAACAGGCCTATCTGGAGGCCAAGGGCATCCCGCCCCTGGGCACGCGCATGGACGAGCAGGGCCGTCTCCTCGTCCCCGGCTGCGACATCGACGGCACTATCCAAACCATCCAGACCATCGGCCCCGAAGGAAAGCGCTTCGAGCCCGGCAGCCGCAAACAGGGCGCGTTCTTCCTCATTGACCCCGACGGGATGCTGAGCAAGGACCCGAGTTCCCCCATCTGCATCGCCGAGGGGTTTGCCACGGCCGCCAGCATCCACCAATCTACCGGTCTGCCCACAGTCGCCGCTTTCGACGCCGGCAACCTCACCCCCGTGGCTCAGGCTCTGCGCGACAGGCACCCCACCGCACCCATCCTGCTCATGGCCGACAATGACCACGCTCTGTCGTCAAACGTGGGCCTCGAAAAAGCCACCCGCGCCGCCAAGGCCGTGGGTGGTAAGGTCATCGCGCCGGAATCCTCGGCGCAGGAAAAGGCCAGGGGGCTGACGGACTGGAACGACCTGCACCAAGCGAGGGGACTGGAGGCCGTGAGGAGGGATCTGCAGCAAGGGATTGCAAAGGCAAAGGCTCCGCGGGCGAAGACGCAAGAGAATGGCGTGAAACTGTAA
- the traF gene encoding conjugative transfer signal peptidase TraF, whose amino-acid sequence MRTIVLACSVLTAALLVGWLADVRWNGTPSMPRGLYRLTSEVPQRGDVVACCLEGETAALALARGYLRPGGCPSGAQPLLKRLAGLPGDFVQVDQEGIHINGVLQPDSRSRQADRQGRELPQQALHSGIIPQGQALTLSNHHSGGFDGRYLGLVPLDSLRTVEPLWTIP is encoded by the coding sequence ATGCGGACTATTGTTCTCGCCTGTAGCGTCCTGACCGCGGCGCTGCTGGTCGGGTGGCTGGCCGACGTGCGCTGGAATGGGACGCCCTCCATGCCCCGAGGTCTTTACCGTTTGACAAGCGAGGTCCCGCAGCGCGGCGATGTGGTGGCCTGCTGCCTGGAAGGCGAAACTGCCGCCCTGGCTCTGGCCCGCGGCTACCTGCGTCCTGGCGGTTGCCCCTCAGGCGCACAGCCACTGCTCAAACGCCTGGCTGGCCTGCCGGGCGATTTCGTCCAGGTCGACCAGGAGGGCATTCACATCAATGGAGTTCTCCAGCCGGATTCCCGCTCTCGCCAGGCTGACCGCCAAGGCCGGGAGCTGCCGCAGCAAGCCCTGCACTCCGGCATCATCCCGCAGGGTCAGGCCCTGACCCTCTCAAACCACCATTCCGGCGGCTTCGATGGCCGCTACCTCGGCCTTGTGCCCCTCGACTCCCTGCGCACCGTCGAACCCCTCTGGACCATTCCCTAG
- a CDS encoding type IV secretory system conjugative DNA transfer family protein, with translation MTSYGLGGSRPIPRKNPWGWLVFAILLALASLGLATQRVAAHYGEHPALGTPLFRSGGMAWHAPWQVIVWQQTLPDADGFIDQSITLAQACFLFPLLGAVALSKRRSLSKGRPDLHGSARWATEDEIRGMGLMDGRGVYVGGWVQRRGRAETQLYLRHNGPEHVLCFAPTRSGKGVGLIIPTLLSWPDSAVIFDIKGENWALTAGFRRELGQNVLRFDPSDASGASARFNPLEEIRLETHQAIPDAQNLAQMLMDPQGKGLEDYWSKAAFAFLGGAILHCLVMTRKNHGRTGTLHGLAHLLADPERPIREVVEGMLALDHAAAVHGDPGREIDLFVKAAARELLNKADKEFSGVVSTALATLALYRDPVVARNTSRCDFRIRDLMHHERPVSLYLVISPADIDRLRPLVRIVVTLLLNRSTATLETPPHRLLLMLDEFTALGRLDAVERAIAFMAGYRVKGYFIVQDITQLNAIYGKDNAIMANCHLRAAYAPNTIETARLLSEMTGKTTVVEERTSLSGARSGGLKTASVSVSETARPLLTEDECMRLPAARKDAAGQVVAPGDMLLFTAGRPPIYGRQILYFLDPVFAERATIPAPATSDSLIKTPPAARHDDHADYCSRL, from the coding sequence ATGACCTCCTACGGCCTCGGCGGCTCCCGCCCCATTCCGCGCAAGAATCCCTGGGGCTGGCTGGTCTTTGCGATCCTGCTGGCCCTGGCGTCCCTGGGCCTGGCCACGCAACGCGTGGCGGCGCATTATGGCGAGCATCCTGCCCTGGGCACGCCACTGTTTCGTTCCGGCGGCATGGCCTGGCATGCGCCCTGGCAGGTCATCGTCTGGCAGCAGACCCTGCCCGATGCCGATGGCTTCATCGATCAGTCCATCACCCTGGCCCAGGCCTGCTTCCTGTTTCCCCTGCTGGGAGCCGTGGCCCTGAGCAAGCGGCGCTCCCTGAGCAAGGGCCGGCCGGATCTGCACGGCTCGGCCCGCTGGGCCACGGAAGACGAGATCCGGGGGATGGGACTGATGGACGGTCGCGGCGTCTATGTCGGCGGCTGGGTGCAGCGCCGGGGGCGCGCCGAAACGCAACTGTACCTGCGCCACAATGGCCCTGAACACGTCCTGTGCTTCGCGCCCACGCGCTCGGGCAAGGGCGTGGGGCTGATCATCCCCACGCTGCTCTCGTGGCCGGATTCGGCGGTCATTTTCGACATCAAGGGCGAAAACTGGGCGCTCACGGCAGGGTTTCGTCGGGAATTGGGACAAAACGTCCTGCGCTTCGACCCCTCCGACGCCTCCGGAGCCTCGGCGCGCTTCAATCCCCTGGAAGAAATCCGCCTGGAGACGCATCAGGCCATTCCGGACGCCCAGAACCTGGCCCAGATGCTCATGGATCCCCAAGGCAAGGGCCTGGAGGACTACTGGTCCAAGGCGGCCTTCGCCTTTCTGGGCGGGGCCATCCTGCATTGTCTGGTCATGACCCGGAAAAACCATGGCCGTACCGGCACCCTGCACGGCCTGGCCCATCTTCTGGCCGATCCCGAGCGACCCATCCGCGAGGTGGTGGAGGGCATGCTGGCCCTGGACCATGCCGCGGCCGTGCACGGCGATCCAGGCCGGGAGATCGATCTCTTCGTCAAGGCCGCCGCTCGCGAGCTCCTCAACAAGGCCGACAAGGAATTCTCCGGCGTGGTCTCCACCGCCCTGGCCACCCTGGCCTTGTACCGCGATCCCGTGGTGGCCCGGAACACCAGCCGCTGCGACTTCCGTATTCGGGACCTCATGCACCACGAGCGCCCCGTGAGTCTCTATCTGGTGATCAGTCCCGCGGACATCGACCGCCTGCGGCCCCTCGTGCGCATCGTGGTCACATTGCTCCTCAACAGGAGCACGGCCACGCTGGAGACGCCGCCCCATCGCCTGCTGCTCATGCTGGACGAGTTCACGGCCCTGGGCCGCCTGGACGCCGTAGAACGGGCCATCGCCTTCATGGCCGGCTACCGCGTCAAGGGCTACTTCATCGTCCAGGATATCACGCAACTCAACGCCATTTATGGAAAAGACAACGCCATCATGGCCAACTGCCACCTGCGCGCGGCCTACGCGCCTAACACCATCGAAACCGCCCGCCTGCTCTCGGAAATGACTGGCAAGACCACGGTGGTGGAGGAACGGACCTCCCTGTCCGGCGCGCGTTCCGGCGGCCTGAAGACGGCCTCGGTGAGCGTCTCCGAGACTGCCCGTCCGCTCTTGACCGAAGACGAGTGCATGCGCCTGCCCGCGGCCCGCAAGGACGCTGCCGGCCAGGTCGTCGCGCCCGGCGACATGCTCCTGTTCACGGCCGGACGTCCGCCCATCTACGGCCGACAGATCCTGTACTTCCTGGACCCGGTCTTTGCCGAGCGAGCGACGATCCCGGCCCCGGCGACGTCGGATTCCCTCATCAAGACGCCTCCTGCAGCAAGGCATGATGATCATGCGGACTATTGTTCTCGCCTGTAG
- a CDS encoding TrbI/VirB10 family protein, with amino-acid sequence MLIPQGAKLYGVYDSRVVYGQARVLVAWNRIIFPDGSAMTLGAMPGADTAGYAGFTDQVETHFWRTFGTAALMSLVSGASAYALDEFGANGDSDNPSMQDQMASALASQLGQTTAKLLEKNLSVKPTLAIRPGYRFNIVVTKDLVFEEPYAPWQ; translated from the coding sequence CTGCTCATTCCCCAGGGCGCGAAGCTCTACGGTGTGTATGACTCGCGCGTCGTCTACGGCCAGGCGCGGGTATTGGTCGCCTGGAATCGGATCATCTTTCCCGACGGCTCAGCCATGACGCTGGGAGCCATGCCCGGCGCGGACACGGCCGGCTACGCCGGGTTCACTGATCAGGTGGAAACGCACTTCTGGCGGACCTTCGGCACGGCCGCCCTCATGTCTCTGGTGTCCGGGGCCTCGGCCTACGCCCTGGATGAGTTTGGCGCGAACGGCGACTCGGACAACCCCTCCATGCAGGACCAGATGGCCTCGGCCCTGGCCAGCCAGCTCGGCCAGACCACCGCGAAACTCCTGGAGAAAAACCTCAGCGTCAAGCCGACGTTAGCCATCAGGCCCGGCTACCGCTTCAACATCGTGGTCACGAAGGATCTGGTGTTTGAGGAGCCTTATGCGCCGTGGCAGTAG
- a CDS encoding zeta toxin family protein produces MKDKQIVIVAGPNGAGKTTFVEVFLPSLFTVPLFVNADMIASGLAPFSPESEAIQAGKLMLKQIDKYVSEGLSFSFETTLAGRSYAKKIPGWRSLGYSVCLIFLSLRDAKAAQERVAYRVSQGGHNIPPEVIKRRFYNGLSNFKALYQGIVDSWFLYDNMGKTPRLIDSGGK; encoded by the coding sequence ATGAAAGATAAGCAAATTGTCATTGTAGCAGGTCCCAATGGGGCTGGCAAAACTACTTTCGTGGAAGTATTTTTGCCTAGTCTTTTCACAGTTCCTCTTTTTGTCAATGCGGATATGATTGCCAGTGGACTGGCGCCATTTTCTCCTGAAAGTGAAGCAATCCAAGCTGGTAAACTGATGCTGAAGCAGATCGATAAATACGTCTCAGAGGGTCTGAGCTTCTCTTTCGAGACGACCTTGGCAGGAAGAAGTTACGCAAAAAAGATTCCAGGGTGGCGGAGTCTTGGATATTCTGTCTGTCTCATTTTCCTTTCATTGCGAGATGCAAAAGCTGCTCAGGAACGAGTTGCCTACAGAGTCTCTCAAGGAGGGCACAACATCCCTCCTGAGGTGATTAAACGAAGATTTTATAACGGACTTAGCAATTTCAAGGCACTGTATCAAGGCATCGTCGACAGTTGGTTTTTATATGACAACATGGGCAAAACTCCTCGACTGATAGATTCTGGAGGCAAGTAG
- a CDS encoding DUF3024 domain-containing protein codes for MPRSEFEKVRLEKLLQQFCETQGPPAHIRDQLRWGFRVDQAKQTIELFEVRPHFMYNDLEIEHGVAKARYVKSSKTWKVYWMRSDLKWHQYDIVSEVRTVEEFLTVVKADECCCFFG; via the coding sequence ATGCCACGCAGCGAATTCGAAAAAGTTCGCCTGGAGAAGCTTCTCCAGCAGTTTTGTGAGACGCAGGGACCACCGGCCCATATTCGTGACCAACTCAGATGGGGATTCAGGGTGGACCAGGCAAAGCAGACCATAGAACTTTTTGAAGTCCGCCCTCATTTTATGTACAATGACTTGGAAATCGAACACGGAGTAGCAAAAGCGCGGTATGTCAAAAGCAGCAAGACGTGGAAGGTGTACTGGATGCGAAGTGATTTGAAGTGGCACCAGTATGATATTGTTTCTGAGGTCAGGACTGTTGAAGAGTTTTTGACTGTAGTCAAGGCAGATGAGTGCTGTTGCTTCTTTGGGTAG
- a CDS encoding methyl-accepting chemotaxis protein: MKNLRLAYKIGIGFALILAIACLLGIVSIIYMGEAQHYSDRMRHEYVPEVAIANRLERHLLQTMFDMRGYTQSGDNAYLSQAQGSLAQARTALSEAAALVRAYPSLEKLRAEMEETTTLLADYERMVKETKAAVDAQLAVRKQRVKVAGEVMGFINEYEQGQGAALAKDIEQDAPREQLSDRREKLQTIAEIAEYIAEIRIKTLTGDVTNDIALFQQANAIFPKVTILLTALASTTHEPDRLKALQGIEAGVAQYAAMMNKLIEATNSLHTLAESRTATGQELLEHAQTIAQAGMDNVAHLAEETDTLLAQSGRIMQFGLVGAVVLAAIIAVLITKAIVGPVRRGVEFAGLVSRGEYNRTLDIDQKDEIGELAVSLNTMVGSLREKIAEANTQSAAAAEQAAKAQVATTEAEQARQRTDQAMQRMMRVAVQLQQVAEVLTTASEDLSAQVEQSSRGAEEQARRVAETATAMEEMNATVLEVARNASQAAETSDHAKGKALDGEQVVGRVVQSIKDVETKALALKRDMGDLGARAESIGQIMNVISDIADQTNLLALNAAIEAARAGDAGRGFAVVADEVRKLAEKTMQATKEVGAAITGIQQGTRANMDNVDRAARGIEEATTLANNSGESLARIVQLVDAASDQVRSIATASEEQSSASEEINRSIEQVNTISTETSQAMRQAAQAVSQLTRQAAVLRELIGEMQRTDA, encoded by the coding sequence ATGAAGAACCTGCGCTTGGCGTATAAAATCGGTATAGGGTTTGCGCTAATACTGGCAATTGCCTGTCTGCTGGGCATTGTATCCATCATATATATGGGCGAAGCCCAGCATTACTCCGACCGCATGCGGCACGAATACGTGCCGGAAGTGGCCATCGCCAACCGGCTTGAACGGCACCTGCTGCAGACCATGTTCGACATGCGCGGCTATACCCAGAGCGGCGACAATGCCTATTTATCCCAGGCGCAGGGGAGCCTTGCACAGGCGCGCACGGCCTTGAGCGAGGCAGCCGCCCTGGTCCGGGCGTATCCCAGCCTGGAAAAATTGCGCGCGGAGATGGAAGAAACCACGACCCTGCTTGCCGACTACGAACGCATGGTCAAGGAGACCAAGGCTGCCGTGGATGCGCAGCTGGCCGTGCGCAAGCAGCGGGTCAAGGTGGCCGGCGAAGTGATGGGCTTCATCAATGAATATGAGCAGGGCCAGGGCGCGGCCCTGGCGAAGGACATTGAGCAGGACGCCCCACGGGAGCAGCTGTCCGACCGGCGGGAAAAGCTCCAGACCATCGCCGAGATTGCCGAATACATCGCCGAGATCCGCATCAAAACCCTCACCGGCGACGTCACCAACGACATTGCCCTGTTCCAGCAGGCCAATGCCATCTTCCCCAAGGTCACCATCCTGCTGACGGCTCTGGCCAGCACCACCCACGAGCCTGATCGGCTCAAGGCCCTGCAGGGCATCGAGGCCGGCGTGGCCCAGTATGCCGCCATGATGAACAAGCTCATCGAGGCGACCAACAGCCTGCATACCCTGGCGGAGTCGCGGACCGCCACCGGGCAGGAACTGCTGGAGCACGCCCAGACCATCGCCCAGGCCGGCATGGACAACGTGGCCCATCTGGCCGAGGAAACCGACACCCTGCTTGCCCAGTCTGGCCGTATCATGCAGTTCGGCCTGGTGGGCGCGGTGGTCCTGGCCGCCATCATCGCCGTGCTCATCACCAAAGCCATCGTGGGGCCGGTGCGGCGCGGGGTGGAGTTTGCCGGGCTGGTCTCCCGCGGCGAGTACAACCGCACCCTGGACATCGACCAGAAAGACGAAATCGGCGAGCTGGCCGTGAGTCTGAACACCATGGTGGGCAGCCTTCGGGAGAAAATTGCCGAAGCCAATACCCAGTCCGCCGCCGCCGCGGAGCAGGCCGCCAAGGCCCAGGTGGCCACGACCGAGGCCGAGCAGGCCCGTCAGCGTACGGATCAGGCCATGCAGCGCATGATGCGCGTGGCCGTCCAGTTGCAGCAGGTGGCCGAGGTGCTGACCACGGCGTCGGAAGATCTGTCCGCCCAGGTGGAGCAGTCCAGCCGAGGCGCGGAGGAGCAGGCCCGGCGCGTGGCCGAAACCGCCACCGCCATGGAGGAAATGAACGCCACCGTGCTGGAGGTGGCCCGCAACGCCTCCCAGGCCGCCGAGACCTCCGATCATGCCAAGGGCAAGGCCCTGGACGGCGAGCAGGTGGTCGGCCGCGTGGTGCAGAGCATCAAGGATGTGGAAACCAAGGCCCTGGCCCTCAAGCGGGACATGGGCGACCTGGGCGCCCGGGCGGAGAGCATCGGGCAGATCATGAACGTCATTTCCGACATTGCCGATCAGACCAACCTCCTGGCCCTGAACGCGGCCATCGAAGCCGCGCGCGCGGGCGATGCAGGACGCGGCTTTGCCGTGGTGGCCGACGAGGTGCGCAAGCTGGCCGAAAAGACCATGCAGGCCACCAAAGAGGTGGGCGCAGCCATCACCGGCATCCAGCAGGGCACCCGCGCCAACATGGACAATGTGGATCGCGCCGCCCGCGGCATCGAGGAAGCCACCACCCTGGCCAACAATTCCGGCGAATCCCTGGCCCGCATCGTCCAGCTGGTGGATGCCGCCTCGGATCAGGTGCGGTCCATCGCCACGGCCTCCGAGGAGCAGTCCTCGGCCAGCGAGGAAATCAACCGCTCCATCGAACAGGTGAACACCATCTCCACGGAAACCTCCCAGGCCATGCGTCAGGCTGCCCAGGCCGTGTCCCAGCTGACCCGTCAGGCTGCGGTGCTCCGGGAACTCATCGGCGAGATGCAGCGCACCGATGCCTGA
- a CDS encoding MauE/DoxX family redox-associated membrane protein: protein MPSVRICHPYVPPALDVWGNSVNKSAMNTAALHPVAAAGRRIFGAIWLYRIIRCAIGGLFILAGANKLADLEAFAYTIWEYDLLAEEYIDYVAYSLPVLEVLAGLGLIANVRGSLTAVTAMLVFFIAVLWWGILGGLSIDCGCFGTGDEASPESLKAALIRDLWMLAGCAYCYGWRWLRPAASRHA, encoded by the coding sequence ATGCCTTCCGTCCGCATTTGCCATCCGTACGTGCCGCCCGCACTTGACGTCTGGGGCAATTCCGTCAACAAGAGCGCCATGAACACGGCAGCACTCCACCCCGTGGCCGCGGCAGGGCGTCGGATTTTCGGCGCCATCTGGCTGTACCGCATCATCCGCTGCGCCATCGGCGGCTTGTTCATTCTTGCGGGCGCAAACAAGCTCGCCGACCTTGAGGCCTTCGCCTATACCATCTGGGAATACGATCTCCTGGCCGAAGAATACATCGATTACGTGGCCTACTCCCTGCCCGTGCTGGAGGTGCTGGCCGGCCTGGGGCTCATCGCCAACGTGCGCGGCAGCCTCACGGCGGTGACTGCCATGCTGGTATTTTTCATTGCCGTGCTGTGGTGGGGGATTCTGGGCGGATTATCCATCGATTGCGGCTGCTTCGGCACCGGCGACGAAGCCTCGCCCGAGAGCCTCAAGGCCGCCCTGATCCGGGACCTCTGGATGCTGGCCGGCTGTGCGTATTGCTACGGGTGGCGCTGGCTGCGGCCGGCGGCGTCCCGCCATGCATAA
- a CDS encoding rhodanese-like domain-containing protein — protein sequence MRLACRAHFSRLAVAALFMLCLVVPAHADLVKKELDLETKAVNLVRETDRGGYALVTTEELHGKLGTVKDLLVVDTMPLEDSYVKNHVPGAAQFLFPIEELTEWDAAKTDGKTVEQFKALLGPDLNRPIVFYCGFVKCTRSHNGAMWAVKLGYTNVSRHPGGIVGWQEAGYPIETGK from the coding sequence ATGCGCCTGGCCTGCCGCGCCCATTTCTCCCGTCTGGCTGTCGCCGCTCTGTTCATGCTGTGTCTGGTCGTTCCTGCCCATGCCGATCTGGTGAAGAAGGAACTGGATCTCGAAACCAAGGCCGTGAACCTGGTGCGGGAAACCGACCGCGGCGGCTATGCCCTGGTGACCACTGAAGAGTTGCACGGCAAGCTCGGCACCGTGAAAGACCTGCTGGTGGTGGACACCATGCCCCTGGAAGATTCCTATGTGAAGAACCACGTGCCCGGCGCTGCGCAGTTCCTGTTTCCCATCGAGGAATTGACCGAGTGGGACGCCGCCAAGACCGACGGCAAGACTGTGGAGCAGTTCAAGGCCCTGCTCGGCCCGGATCTGAACCGGCCCATCGTGTTCTACTGCGGCTTCGTCAAGTGCACCCGCAGCCACAACGGCGCCATGTGGGCCGTGAAGCTGGGCTATACCAACGTCTCCCGCCATCCCGGCGGCATCGTGGGCTGGCAGGAAGCCGGATACCCCATCGAAACGGGCAAGTAG
- a CDS encoding FliI/YscN family ATPase, whose product MDPAACLAELAELDPCLSYGKVTKVVGMIVEGRGVKAPLGAVCHLIPESHRGRNAPACRSGHIAAEVVGFRDGALLFMPYGDMRGIQPGSLIQNSSMPPHFPVGDSLLGRAVDAFGVPLDAPQGACVPMHTGQHRPLFASPPNPLARPRILTPLDVGVRAINSLLTLGKGQRVGIMAGSGVGKSTLMGMMARYTKADVNVIGLIGERGREVVEFMEKDLGPEGLARSCLVVATSDQSPLVRLRAAYAATALAEHFRDQGKDVLLMMDSVTRFAMAAREVGLAVGEPPTTKGYTPSVFAQLPKLLERAGTNEKGTITGIYTVLVDGDDFNEPIADAVRSILDGHLVLTRELADQGHYPCIDILKSISRLKNDIISAEMCSAGQTVLRHMATYKRVEDMVNIGAYTPGANADIDKALQMIGPIRQFLQQPVAEQSPLEQSFAALGKLAAQ is encoded by the coding sequence ATGGATCCCGCCGCCTGCCTTGCCGAACTCGCCGAGCTGGACCCCTGCCTGAGCTATGGCAAGGTGACCAAAGTGGTGGGGATGATTGTGGAAGGCCGCGGCGTCAAGGCCCCCCTGGGCGCGGTGTGCCACCTCATTCCCGAGAGCCACCGCGGCCGCAACGCCCCGGCCTGCCGGTCCGGGCACATTGCCGCCGAGGTGGTGGGCTTTCGAGACGGTGCGCTGCTCTTCATGCCCTATGGTGACATGCGCGGCATCCAGCCCGGCTCCCTCATCCAGAATTCTTCCATGCCCCCGCATTTTCCCGTGGGCGACTCCCTGCTGGGCCGGGCGGTGGACGCCTTCGGCGTGCCCCTGGACGCCCCCCAGGGGGCCTGCGTGCCCATGCATACCGGGCAGCACCGCCCGCTGTTCGCCTCCCCGCCCAATCCCCTGGCCCGGCCGCGCATTCTGACCCCCCTGGACGTGGGCGTGCGCGCCATCAACAGCCTGCTCACCCTGGGCAAGGGCCAGCGTGTGGGCATCATGGCCGGGTCTGGCGTGGGCAAGTCCACCCTCATGGGCATGATGGCCCGCTACACCAAGGCGGATGTGAACGTCATCGGCCTCATCGGCGAACGCGGCCGCGAGGTGGTGGAGTTCATGGAAAAGGACCTCGGCCCCGAGGGGCTGGCCCGGTCCTGTCTGGTGGTGGCCACCTCGGACCAAAGCCCCCTGGTGCGTCTGCGCGCCGCCTATGCCGCCACGGCCCTGGCCGAACACTTCCGGGATCAGGGCAAGGACGTGCTGCTGATGATGGATTCCGTGACCCGCTTTGCCATGGCCGCCCGGGAAGTCGGGCTGGCCGTGGGCGAACCGCCCACCACCAAGGGCTACACCCCCTCGGTGTTCGCCCAGCTTCCCAAGCTGCTGGAGCGGGCCGGGACCAACGAAAAAGGCACCATTACCGGTATTTATACCGTGCTGGTGGACGGCGACGACTTCAACGAACCCATTGCCGACGCCGTGCGTTCCATCCTGGACGGCCACCTCGTGCTTACCCGCGAACTGGCGGACCAGGGCCACTACCCGTGTATTGACATCCTCAAGTCCATTTCCCGTCTGAAAAATGACATCATCTCCGCGGAGATGTGCAGCGCCGGCCAGACGGTGCTGCGGCACATGGCCACCTACAAACGTGTGGAAGACATGGTCAACATCGGCGCCTACACCCCCGGAGCCAATGCGGACATCGACAAGGCCCTGCAGATGATCGGCCCCATCCGGCAGTTCCTGCAGCAGCCCGTGGCCGAGCAGAGCCCCCTGGAGCAGAGCTTCGCGGCCCTGGGCAAGCTGGCGGCGCAGTAG